From the genome of Blautia pseudococcoides, one region includes:
- a CDS encoding DUF2325 domain-containing protein, with translation MSIVIVGGNERMVCQYQNICKCHGCKAKVFAKEKGAMKKKLGCPDLMILFTNTVSHKMVVSALQEAKKNQIPVARVHTSSAAALHSVLEEYAGKE, from the coding sequence ATGAGTATTGTCATTGTAGGCGGAAATGAGAGAATGGTCTGTCAGTATCAGAATATCTGTAAATGCCATGGCTGTAAGGCAAAGGTTTTTGCAAAGGAGAAAGGCGCCATGAAGAAAAAACTGGGCTGCCCGGATTTAATGATCCTATTCACCAACACGGTTTCTCATAAGATGGTGGTAAGTGCCCTCCAGGAGGCAAAGAAGAATCAGATTCCGGTAGCCAGGGTGCACACAAGCAGTGCCGCGGCCCTGCACAGTGTTTTAGAAGAATATGCAGGAAAGGAATGA
- a CDS encoding AraC family transcriptional regulator: protein MKGWNEGITNAIAYIEENLTGDIDINKIAEKAYVSSFYFQKIFHVLCGFTVGEYIRNRRLSLAAQELCSTPIKVIDAALKYGYDSPDSFARAFTKFHGISPSAARKQGSKLNSFAPLKIKLILEGSTMLEYKIVEKSQFTVMGKSRKIKTETAYSEIPMFWQEHMKSGGSRVVCGMYGICMDNDGKNLDYLIADNYIPWNEVPEGYETKVIPAGTWAIFPCHGALPKALQDVNTKIWSEWMPSCRAYKLAGNYNIEMYTPPCESTEDDYNEIWIPVEKV from the coding sequence ATGAAAGGATGGAATGAAGGCATTACCAATGCGATCGCATATATTGAAGAAAATTTGACGGGAGATATTGATATAAATAAAATAGCTGAAAAAGCGTATGTGTCGAGCTTTTACTTTCAAAAAATATTTCATGTGTTATGCGGGTTTACGGTTGGTGAGTATATAAGAAACCGCCGTTTGTCACTTGCGGCACAGGAGCTTTGCTCTACACCTATAAAAGTGATTGATGCTGCGCTGAAATACGGTTACGATTCACCGGATAGTTTTGCAAGGGCATTCACTAAATTTCATGGGATAAGCCCCTCAGCAGCGAGGAAACAGGGGAGTAAACTGAATTCTTTTGCACCGCTGAAAATTAAACTTATATTGGAGGGCAGTACAATGTTAGAGTATAAGATTGTTGAAAAGTCACAGTTTACCGTTATGGGAAAGTCCCGCAAGATCAAAACAGAAACTGCTTACAGTGAAATCCCCATGTTTTGGCAGGAGCATATGAAAAGTGGGGGAAGCAGAGTTGTGTGTGGTATGTATGGAATATGTATGGACAATGATGGTAAAAACCTGGATTACCTCATTGCCGATAATTATATTCCATGGAATGAGGTTCCGGAAGGCTATGAAACCAAAGTGATCCCGGCAGGTACCTGGGCTATATTTCCTTGTCATGGTGCATTGCCGAAAGCTTTGCAGGATGTGAACACAAAGATATGGAGCGAGTGGATGCCGTCCTGCAGAGCATACAAGCTTGCAGGGAACTACAATATTGAGATGTATACACCGCCGTGTGAGTCCACCGAGGATGATTATAACGAAATTTGGATACCTGTAGAGAAGGTTTGA
- a CDS encoding MBL fold metallo-hydrolase yields MKLTILGTGNAAVTKCYNTCFALTEGNQHFLVDAGGGNGILGRLNETEIPIQDIHDIFVTHEHVDHLLGVVWMIRMIGTAIEQEKYRGELRIYCHEELKNILTTITTLTIQKKVTKHLGERIRFITVEHGSRAEILGCETIFFDIFSTKAKQFGFTLKTKEGVRLTCAGDEPYNAKDEGFIKGSDWLMHEAFCLYSQRETFKPYEKHHSTVKDACMMAEELGVSNLILYHTEDKNLEERKRLYTEEGKGYYRGNLFVPEDLECFEL; encoded by the coding sequence ATGAAACTTACGATACTTGGCACCGGTAACGCTGCGGTGACAAAATGTTACAATACCTGTTTTGCCTTGACAGAGGGAAACCAGCATTTTCTGGTAGATGCGGGAGGCGGAAACGGAATCCTGGGAAGGCTCAATGAGACGGAGATCCCCATACAGGATATCCATGATATATTTGTGACCCATGAACATGTGGACCATCTCCTGGGGGTTGTCTGGATGATCCGCATGATCGGTACTGCAATAGAACAGGAAAAGTACCGGGGTGAGCTGCGGATCTACTGCCATGAAGAACTGAAAAATATATTAACTACGATCACTACACTGACCATACAGAAGAAGGTGACAAAACACCTGGGGGAACGCATCCGTTTTATCACAGTGGAACACGGAAGCCGGGCAGAGATTCTGGGCTGTGAGACAATATTTTTTGATATATTTTCCACAAAAGCGAAGCAGTTTGGCTTCACTTTGAAAACAAAAGAGGGGGTCAGACTGACCTGTGCGGGAGATGAACCGTATAATGCAAAAGATGAAGGGTTTATAAAGGGCAGTGACTGGCTGATGCATGAAGCTTTTTGCCTCTATTCCCAGAGAGAGACATTTAAACCATATGAAAAGCATCACAGTACCGTAAAGGATGCCTGTATGATGGCGGAAGAACTGGGTGTATCAAATCTTATCCTGTATCATACAGAGGACAAAAACCTGGAAGAGAGAAAACGCCTTTATACAGAGGAAGGCAAAGGATACTACAGAGGAAATCTTTTTGTACCGGAAGATTTGGAATGCTTTGAGCTGTAA
- a CDS encoding DUF1648 domain-containing protein, producing MKIKLPVTLYQRILSILSFLLLIGQLLCLILRWNSLPDKIPTHFGLNGQADAYGPKGSLVILPVITILIYLLMIFVEKFPELWNVPGHVTPRNIGWIYGNTKSMLVTLRFAVTFIFFYINYCSVFCRDLGAWFTPVFLLLTAGPMVFFIWRAVHFNK from the coding sequence ATGAAGATCAAATTACCTGTTACACTTTACCAGCGCATTCTTAGTATCCTGTCTTTTCTGCTGCTGATCGGGCAGCTGCTGTGTCTTATTTTGCGCTGGAACTCTCTGCCCGATAAAATCCCCACCCACTTCGGGCTGAATGGACAGGCGGACGCCTACGGCCCCAAAGGATCACTGGTCATACTGCCGGTTATCACCATTCTTATCTATCTGCTGATGATATTTGTAGAAAAATTTCCTGAACTCTGGAATGTACCCGGCCATGTAACACCCCGGAACATAGGCTGGATCTATGGAAATACGAAAAGTATGCTTGTCACCCTGCGTTTTGCCGTCACCTTTATATTCTTTTATATAAACTACTGTTCCGTATTCTGCCGGGATCTGGGGGCATGGTTCACACCTGTCTTTCTTCTCCTCACCGCAGGACCTATGGTCTTCTTTATCTGGAGAGCTGTGCATTTTAATAAATAA
- a CDS encoding xylulokinase: MGLDLEKAKNVIESGKAVLGIEFGSTRIKAVLIGEDNAPIASGSHDWENRLEHNIWTYSLEDIWTGLQDSYAKMAEDVKEKYGAVITKLGAVGFSAMMHGYMVFDEKDELLVPFRTWRNTMTEEASDKLTEVFRFNIPQRWSIAHLYQAVLNHEEHVSKIKFQTTLAGYIHWKLTGQKVLGVGEASGMFPIDMNTGDYNARMMEQFDELVAGKKYPWKLGEILPKVLGAGEDAGVLTEEGVKLLDVSGNLQAGIPVCPPEGDAGTGMTATNSIARRTGNVSAGTSVFAMVVLEKELSRVYKEIDMVTTPTGNLVAMVHCNNCTSDLNAWVFLFKEFAEAFGVEVDMNKLFGTLYNKALEGDDDCGGLLAYNYFSGEHITGFEEGRPLFARMPESRFNLANFMRVHLFTALGALKTGLDILLKDEGVKLDKILGHGGLFKTKGVGQKIMAGAIDVPVSVMETAGEGGAWGIALLASYMVNKDEKETLDDYLTNKVFAGETGSEMAPDPADVAGYDKFIRRYKEGLAIERAAVDNMK; encoded by the coding sequence ATGGGTTTAGATTTGGAAAAGGCAAAAAATGTGATTGAAAGCGGAAAGGCAGTGCTGGGTATCGAATTCGGCTCCACCCGTATCAAAGCAGTGCTCATTGGGGAAGATAACGCGCCCATCGCGTCCGGCAGCCACGACTGGGAAAACCGTCTGGAACATAATATCTGGACATACTCCCTGGAGGATATCTGGACGGGACTGCAGGACAGCTATGCGAAGATGGCAGAGGATGTAAAAGAAAAATATGGTGCTGTCATCACAAAACTGGGGGCCGTGGGATTCAGTGCCATGATGCACGGCTACATGGTATTCGATGAAAAGGATGAACTGCTGGTACCCTTCCGCACTTGGAGAAATACCATGACAGAGGAGGCTTCTGACAAACTGACAGAAGTGTTCCGCTTTAATATCCCTCAGAGATGGAGCATTGCCCACCTGTATCAGGCTGTCCTGAATCATGAGGAGCATGTTTCAAAAATCAAATTCCAGACAACACTGGCCGGATATATCCACTGGAAACTGACCGGACAGAAGGTTCTGGGCGTGGGCGAAGCATCCGGTATGTTCCCTATTGATATGAACACAGGAGACTACAATGCCCGCATGATGGAGCAGTTTGATGAACTTGTAGCCGGCAAAAAGTATCCCTGGAAACTGGGAGAGATCCTGCCAAAAGTCCTGGGTGCCGGTGAGGATGCAGGTGTCTTGACAGAGGAAGGCGTAAAACTTCTGGATGTAAGCGGAAACCTGCAGGCAGGCATTCCCGTATGCCCGCCGGAGGGGGATGCAGGTACAGGCATGACTGCAACAAACAGCATTGCAAGACGTACAGGCAATGTCTCTGCCGGAACTTCCGTATTTGCCATGGTAGTTTTGGAGAAAGAGCTTTCCAGAGTATATAAAGAGATTGATATGGTCACAACACCCACCGGAAACCTGGTGGCAATGGTGCACTGCAACAACTGTACATCTGATCTGAACGCATGGGTATTTCTGTTCAAAGAATTCGCAGAGGCATTCGGTGTGGAAGTGGATATGAATAAACTGTTCGGAACTCTGTACAACAAAGCGCTGGAGGGAGATGACGACTGCGGGGGCCTGCTGGCGTACAACTATTTCTCAGGAGAGCATATCACCGGGTTTGAGGAGGGACGTCCTCTGTTTGCACGTATGCCGGAGAGCAGATTTAATCTGGCGAATTTCATGCGGGTACACCTGTTCACAGCACTGGGGGCCTTGAAGACTGGCCTTGATATTCTTTTAAAGGATGAGGGTGTGAAGCTGGATAAGATTCTGGGCCACGGCGGCCTCTTTAAGACAAAAGGTGTGGGACAGAAAATCATGGCAGGTGCCATTGACGTGCCGGTGTCTGTTATGGAGACGGCAGGAGAAGGCGGAGCCTGGGGAATTGCACTGCTGGCATCCTACATGGTAAACAAAGATGAGAAGGAAACGCTGGATGATTATCTGACAAATAAAGTATTTGCAGGCGAAACCGGCAGTGAGATGGCTCCCGATCCGGCAGATGTGGCAGGATATGACAAATTTATCAGGAGATACAAAGAAGGGCTGGCGATTGAACGGGCAGCCGTTGATAATATGAAATAA
- a CDS encoding L-ribulose-5-phosphate 4-epimerase has translation MLEELKKAVYEANMLLPKYGLVTFTWGNVSQIDRETGYFAIKPSGVDYDKLTPEDMVLMDLDGNKIEGKYNPSSDTPTHLELYKAFPNIGGIVHTHSPWATSWAQAGRGIPCYGTTHADYMYGEIPCVRCLTKEEIDGAYEKNTGLLIAEYFKENDYEAVPAVLCKNHGPFTWGRDGHEAVHNAVVLEEVAKMAARCETINPQVKPAPQELQDKHYYRKHGADAYYGQK, from the coding sequence ATGTTGGAAGAACTGAAAAAAGCGGTATACGAAGCAAATATGCTGCTGCCAAAGTACGGACTGGTAACTTTCACCTGGGGAAATGTAAGCCAGATTGACCGGGAAACAGGTTATTTTGCCATCAAACCCAGCGGTGTTGACTACGACAAGCTGACCCCGGAAGATATGGTCCTCATGGACCTGGACGGAAATAAGATCGAAGGGAAATACAATCCATCCTCCGATACGCCCACACACCTTGAGCTTTACAAGGCATTTCCAAACATCGGCGGGATCGTCCATACACATTCCCCGTGGGCCACAAGCTGGGCACAGGCAGGAAGAGGCATTCCCTGCTACGGCACCACCCACGCAGATTATATGTACGGGGAGATCCCCTGTGTCAGATGTCTGACAAAAGAGGAGATTGACGGTGCGTATGAGAAGAATACAGGCCTTCTTATTGCGGAATATTTTAAGGAGAATGACTATGAAGCAGTCCCGGCAGTTCTCTGCAAGAACCACGGACCATTTACCTGGGGCAGAGATGGCCATGAAGCAGTTCACAATGCGGTAGTTCTGGAGGAGGTTGCCAAAATGGCGGCGCGCTGTGAGACCATCAACCCGCAGGTAAAACCGGCTCCCCAGGAACTGCAGGACAAACATTATTACAGAAAACACGGGGCAGATGCCTACTACGGACAGAAATAA
- a CDS encoding ribulokinase, with translation MKKKYAIGVDYGTQSGRAVLVDVSHGTVAAQSTKSYTHGVMEEYLPDGTRLPPDWALEHPLDYLEVLDITIPAVLRDSGVDPEDIIGLSIDFTACTVMPVDREGTPLCLREEWEHVPHAWLKLWKHHAAQEEANICTRAAGERGETFLSRYGGRVSSEWMIPKLMEILKEAPEVYEQADRFVEAADWVIFKLTGQEKRSGCAAGYKAFWNKREGYPSSDFFKALDTRLEHVAEEKLGGEVCPQGAKAGELTNEAADRLGLRAGMAVGVANVDAHVSLPAVGITEPNKLLMIMGTSTCGIMCSREEKMVPGICGVVEDGVLPGLYGYEAGQPCVGDHFEWFVKNCVPASYYQEADSQNISIHELLTGKASRLKIGESGLLALDWWNGNRSVLVDADLTGMVLGLTLTTKPEEIYRALIEATAYGMRTIIDNFEQAGVPVEELYACGGISKKNAMMMQIYADVTNREIFIGASDQSPALGSAMFGAVAAGKEMGGYDTIFEAAKAMGRVEERTYRPNPGHTAVYDRLYREFKTLHDYFGRGGNDVMKRLKKIKAEARR, from the coding sequence ATGAAGAAAAAATATGCTATCGGTGTGGATTACGGCACTCAGTCCGGACGGGCAGTCCTGGTAGATGTGTCCCACGGAACTGTAGCTGCCCAGAGCACCAAATCCTACACCCACGGAGTGATGGAGGAATACCTGCCGGACGGAACCAGACTGCCCCCGGATTGGGCTCTGGAACACCCATTGGATTATCTGGAGGTGCTGGATATTACCATACCTGCTGTTCTGAGGGACAGCGGTGTGGATCCTGAGGACATCATAGGCCTGTCCATTGATTTTACGGCATGTACGGTAATGCCTGTGGACAGGGAAGGTACGCCTCTCTGTCTGCGTGAGGAGTGGGAACACGTTCCCCATGCATGGCTGAAACTGTGGAAACACCATGCAGCCCAGGAAGAGGCCAATATCTGTACCAGGGCTGCAGGGGAGCGGGGGGAGACATTCCTTTCAAGATACGGGGGGAGAGTTTCTTCCGAATGGATGATTCCAAAACTGATGGAGATCCTGAAAGAGGCTCCTGAAGTCTATGAACAGGCAGACCGGTTTGTGGAGGCTGCGGACTGGGTGATTTTTAAGCTGACGGGTCAGGAGAAGCGCAGCGGATGTGCGGCCGGATACAAGGCTTTTTGGAATAAGAGGGAAGGTTACCCATCCTCTGATTTTTTCAAAGCTCTTGATACACGTCTGGAACATGTGGCAGAGGAAAAACTTGGCGGAGAAGTCTGTCCCCAGGGAGCAAAAGCCGGGGAACTGACTAATGAGGCAGCAGACCGCCTGGGGCTGCGTGCGGGCATGGCAGTTGGAGTGGCCAATGTGGATGCCCACGTATCCCTTCCCGCGGTGGGGATCACAGAGCCAAACAAGCTCTTGATGATCATGGGAACCTCCACCTGCGGCATTATGTGCAGCAGGGAGGAGAAGATGGTTCCCGGCATCTGCGGCGTGGTGGAGGATGGGGTTCTTCCCGGCCTCTATGGATATGAAGCGGGACAGCCCTGTGTGGGCGACCACTTTGAATGGTTTGTAAAAAACTGTGTGCCCGCATCCTATTATCAGGAGGCAGACAGTCAGAACATATCCATCCATGAGCTTCTCACCGGGAAGGCGTCCCGCCTGAAAATAGGGGAGAGCGGACTCCTTGCTCTGGACTGGTGGAACGGCAACCGTTCTGTGCTGGTGGATGCGGATTTGACAGGGATGGTACTGGGCCTGACACTGACCACCAAACCGGAGGAGATCTACAGGGCTTTGATCGAGGCCACAGCCTACGGAATGCGTACCATTATTGACAATTTTGAGCAGGCAGGAGTGCCGGTGGAAGAACTCTACGCCTGCGGAGGCATCTCCAAGAAAAATGCCATGATGATGCAGATTTATGCAGATGTGACAAACCGTGAGATTTTCATCGGTGCCTCGGACCAGTCCCCTGCACTTGGCTCCGCCATGTTCGGCGCTGTGGCAGCAGGGAAGGAAATGGGCGGTTACGACACCATTTTTGAGGCGGCAAAAGCCATGGGACGGGTGGAGGAGAGGACCTACAGACCAAACCCCGGGCATACAGCGGTATATGACAGGCTTTACCGGGAATTTAAAACCCTGCACGACTACTTCGGGCGGGGCGGCAATGATGTTATGAAGAGACTGAAAAAAATAAAAGCAGAAGCGAGGAGATAA
- a CDS encoding GntR family transcriptional regulator, with amino-acid sequence MTNENGKTKYYALMEELKQSILSGEIKPGEKLPSENELSARYQISRHTVRKALSILINEGYIEAEHGRGTFCSQRMGHMKNSRNIAVVTTYISDYIFPRLIQGMDKVMTANGYSIILKNTANSRTKEERVLEDILTKDIEGLIIEPSKSQIFCRHTNLYAMLDQYEIPYVFIQGVYPQMMEKPHILMDDCKGGYLVTKHLLDSGHSKILGIFKADDFQGRERHKGYVKALQEAGFSYDPDMVVWFHTEDRKMKPAQMIDLLLQQQLEMDAVVCYNDQIALEVIRSLQKNGKRVPEDISVTGYDNSVIAEGTVGLTTIAHPQEKLGEMAAELLLEKIRKVPEEKSRISRLIQPELVVRGSTKNRNTENG; translated from the coding sequence ATGACAAACGAAAACGGAAAGACAAAATATTATGCGCTCATGGAGGAACTGAAGCAGTCAATCCTGAGCGGTGAAATCAAGCCGGGAGAAAAGCTGCCCTCGGAAAACGAACTGTCTGCCCGCTATCAGATCAGCCGCCATACGGTGCGCAAAGCCCTGTCGATTCTCATTAATGAAGGGTATATTGAAGCGGAACACGGCCGCGGAACCTTTTGTTCCCAGCGCATGGGGCACATGAAAAATTCAAGGAATATCGCAGTTGTGACAACCTACATATCCGACTATATTTTTCCCCGCCTGATACAGGGCATGGATAAGGTGATGACGGCCAATGGATACAGCATCATCCTGAAAAATACAGCCAACAGCCGGACAAAAGAGGAGCGGGTCCTGGAGGATATCCTGACTAAGGACATAGAGGGGCTGATCATCGAACCCAGCAAAAGCCAGATTTTCTGCAGGCATACAAACTTGTATGCAATGCTGGACCAGTATGAGATCCCCTATGTATTTATCCAGGGAGTATATCCTCAGATGATGGAGAAGCCCCATATTCTTATGGATGACTGCAAAGGCGGTTACCTGGTCACAAAACATCTGCTGGACAGCGGGCACAGCAAAATACTGGGTATTTTCAAGGCGGATGATTTTCAGGGAAGGGAACGGCACAAGGGATATGTGAAAGCACTCCAGGAGGCCGGATTTTCCTATGATCCGGATATGGTGGTTTGGTTTCACACAGAGGACCGTAAGATGAAACCGGCGCAGATGATAGATCTTCTGCTGCAGCAGCAGTTGGAGATGGATGCAGTTGTATGCTACAACGACCAGATCGCACTGGAGGTCATCCGTTCTCTGCAGAAAAACGGAAAGAGAGTGCCGGAGGATATTTCTGTGACAGGGTATGACAACTCTGTCATCGCGGAGGGGACCGTGGGGCTGACAACTATTGCCCATCCCCAGGAAAAACTGGGAGAGATGGCCGCCGAACTGCTTTTGGAAAAAATCCGTAAAGTACCGGAGGAGAAGAGCCGGATCTCGCGCCTGATCCAGCCGGAGCTGGTGGTGCGGGGATCCACCAAAAACAGAAATACGGAGAACGGATAG
- a CDS encoding DUF7309 domain-containing protein: MREEASSKQWEKLYEVTCNLKALEPWKYFWDTQLIAIFLKDSEEPVFSSIMGCGGNCYGISVYEGLEGLRDFDMIASTEETGIPPDYAMLEQSSLACYFGDREEVPPDQKKIIKELGYKFRGRGEWPFYQSCMPRFVPCTPDAREVEVLTETFQNLFMAVRAVIEERIFVDWDKGEILWRAYNEKTGLWNMFAESIPMVEREYPLIVLQDEVLRRRLKKRPKVGTEISVDFAYVHASIELEEYERPISPLLFVTLDHASGMVLDMKMVNPEDSEIDVVLDFFVDYLQKNGRMLRLKARNPWVFAALQDICGECGIQLEKDELEEMDQIISEIREHMFENF; the protein is encoded by the coding sequence ATGAGAGAAGAGGCATCGTCTAAACAGTGGGAGAAATTATATGAAGTCACCTGTAATCTGAAGGCCCTGGAGCCATGGAAATATTTTTGGGATACCCAGCTCATAGCTATCTTTTTAAAAGACAGCGAGGAACCTGTTTTCTCCAGCATTATGGGATGCGGCGGAAACTGTTATGGGATCAGTGTCTATGAAGGGCTGGAAGGTCTGAGGGACTTTGATATGATTGCCTCCACCGAGGAAACGGGGATTCCTCCTGATTATGCAATGCTGGAGCAAAGTTCTCTTGCCTGCTATTTTGGAGACCGGGAAGAGGTACCGCCGGACCAGAAAAAAATCATAAAGGAATTGGGATATAAGTTCAGAGGCCGGGGGGAATGGCCTTTTTACCAGTCCTGTATGCCCAGATTCGTACCCTGTACACCGGATGCGCGGGAGGTGGAAGTGCTCACAGAGACGTTCCAGAACCTGTTCATGGCAGTCAGGGCTGTGATAGAGGAGCGGATTTTTGTGGACTGGGATAAGGGTGAGATACTCTGGAGAGCTTATAATGAAAAAACAGGGCTGTGGAATATGTTTGCAGAGTCTATTCCCATGGTGGAACGGGAATATCCGCTTATTGTGCTGCAGGACGAGGTGCTGAGAAGACGTCTGAAAAAAAGGCCGAAAGTGGGAACAGAGATATCTGTGGATTTTGCCTATGTCCATGCCAGCATCGAGCTGGAAGAATATGAACGTCCCATCAGCCCCCTTCTGTTTGTGACCCTGGACCACGCGTCAGGTATGGTCCTGGATATGAAGATGGTGAATCCGGAGGATTCGGAAATTGATGTAGTGCTGGATTTTTTTGTGGATTACCTGCAGAAAAACGGAAGAATGCTGCGCCTCAAGGCCAGAAATCCGTGGGTATTTGCAGCCCTTCAGGACATCTGCGGGGAGTGCGGCATCCAGCTTGAAAAAGATGAATTGGAAGAGATGGATCAGATCATCTCTGAAATCAGAGAGCACATGTTTGAAAATTTCTAA
- a CDS encoding TIGR00266 family protein: MRYKLEGTVMPAVEMLLNRGESIYTQTGGMCWMSDGISMSTNARGGLMRGLGRMFSGESFFMTSYQAEMDGAMIAFSSTVPGEIVPVDLRAYRGFYCQKGSFLCAESAVETKVAFTKKVSSGFFGGEGFILQEMQGNGMVFLEVDGNKVEKELLPGEVIKVDTGNVVAFEGSVQYEIEMVKGGMNMFLGGEGLFLTKLTGPGKVILQTQNFGEFCGRIRQYIPSHD; encoded by the coding sequence ATGAGATACAAACTGGAAGGCACTGTTATGCCGGCAGTGGAAATGCTGCTGAACAGAGGGGAAAGTATCTATACCCAGACCGGGGGAATGTGCTGGATGAGTGACGGCATCAGCATGAGCACCAATGCAAGAGGCGGCCTTATGCGGGGCTTAGGCCGAATGTTTTCCGGGGAATCTTTTTTTATGACAAGCTATCAGGCTGAAATGGATGGGGCTATGATCGCGTTTTCCTCCACGGTTCCCGGGGAGATTGTTCCGGTTGACCTCAGGGCGTACAGAGGCTTTTACTGCCAGAAGGGGTCTTTTCTCTGTGCGGAAAGTGCAGTGGAGACGAAAGTGGCATTTACAAAAAAAGTGTCTTCTGGTTTCTTCGGGGGTGAGGGGTTCATCCTTCAGGAAATGCAGGGCAATGGTATGGTCTTTCTGGAAGTGGACGGCAATAAAGTGGAGAAAGAACTTCTGCCGGGAGAAGTGATCAAAGTAGATACCGGAAATGTGGTGGCCTTTGAGGGCAGCGTGCAGTATGAAATTGAGATGGTAAAAGGCGGTATGAATATGTTTTTGGGCGGTGAGGGCCTGTTTCTCACAAAACTTACCGGACCGGGAAAGGTGATCCTGCAGACCCAGAACTTCGGGGAATTCTGCGGCAGGATCCGCCAGTACATCCCATCCCATGACTGA
- a CDS encoding GNAT family N-acetyltransferase codes for MKYEIREFTSGDIEDVMEIWLEANCQAHSFIPSSYWEGNYEYVRQELPGAEILVYMTEHKTEGFIGIQDHYIAGLFVRTENQGRGIGTALLKQACSRYRDLSLRVYAKNVNAVRFYKKSGFAIQSSETDSETGEIEYIMRYTEHRKLEFEQISGQDGRRLGELSYLASSIVKEVFDPIIGAAQNDYMIQLFQTVPAIKEQLDNGYTYYIVKDASGDVGFLAFYPREGMLYLSKFYLTSSTRGRGYASLMFDFVREKALEMDVKSIFLNVNKNNLAVEIYRHMGFQLLREEKNDIGHGFYMDDHVLWYKI; via the coding sequence ATGAAATATGAAATCAGAGAATTTACTTCCGGTGATATAGAGGATGTAATGGAAATCTGGCTGGAAGCCAACTGTCAGGCACACAGTTTTATTCCCTCTTCTTATTGGGAGGGCAATTATGAATATGTCAGGCAGGAACTTCCGGGGGCAGAGATCCTTGTCTATATGACGGAGCATAAGACAGAAGGTTTTATAGGGATACAGGATCATTATATTGCCGGACTTTTTGTGCGGACAGAAAATCAGGGACGGGGCATCGGTACAGCACTTCTGAAACAGGCCTGCAGTCGTTACCGTGATCTGTCCCTCAGAGTATATGCAAAAAATGTAAATGCCGTCCGCTTTTATAAAAAATCCGGTTTTGCCATACAAAGTTCAGAGACAGATTCGGAAACCGGAGAAATAGAATACATTATGAGATACACAGAACACAGGAAACTGGAATTTGAGCAGATATCCGGGCAGGATGGAAGACGGCTGGGAGAATTGTCATATTTGGCGTCCTCCATTGTAAAGGAAGTCTTCGACCCCATTATCGGAGCCGCACAAAATGACTATATGATACAGTTATTTCAGACCGTTCCTGCTATAAAAGAGCAGCTGGATAACGGATATACCTATTATATAGTAAAAGATGCGTCAGGGGATGTGGGGTTTTTGGCCTTTTATCCCAGGGAAGGAATGCTGTATCTGAGTAAATTTTATCTGACAAGCAGCACAAGAGGCAGAGGGTATGCAAGTCTTATGTTTGATTTTGTGAGAGAAAAGGCATTGGAGATGGATGTGAAATCTATTTTCTTGAATGTAAATAAGAATAACCTTGCAGTTGAGATTTACAGGCATATGGGATTTCAGCTGCTGAGGGAGGAAAAAAATGATATAGGCCATGGATTTTATATGGATGATCATGTATTATGGTATAAGATCTGA